A single region of the Ptychodera flava strain L36383 chromosome 9, AS_Pfla_20210202, whole genome shotgun sequence genome encodes:
- the LOC139140869 gene encoding tyrosinase-like, translating into MAARATSYKHASLLAFITISFIQINEAFLPKNCASSESLSFKECCPVPFGLTGKCGGPRRGRCVELQPLVIDPVKGFGGDLDRFQWPTQFVQRACNCLGNFDGADCSSCKFGWTGPNCDVPKTRTRRNILTMPREEVNKFQSYLHQAKDTVSDYMIPTTLYNDMDNGRNPKFNEINVYDEFVWMHYFAARRNLVKRRKTKHKDVPSVVQADFAHAGPAFLTWHRAYLLLWERALQKISGDEDFTIPYWDWAGERDCTVCTDKYVGGSDKKDHTLTGSFSNWRVLCHDFQELTEEGQLCSNDPDASTLPFVERNPGGDANVERQKLPTRDAMYYALSVRKYDNVPIRYRYLKNTWSESHCSFRNILEGFSDSENGTGLFIDGFSQLHNMVHGYMNGTIGSVPTASNDPLFLLHHSNVDRIFEKWLRRHRVARDEFPSKSTPMGHNRYSYMVPFFPVYTNDEFFQRSEHFGYTYDDIDSQGLPLDPIERHREEKAVKRMKKCQMPTHSGILDDGIGIAGDGTSVKQLPTHLTPDTSTLHHTSDDSNTPAVVGGVLLVVVIAAVVVGAIVFRRPRRGYQKI; encoded by the exons ATGGCAGCCAGAGCTACGAGCTACAAACATGCGTCGTTATTGGCATTTATAACCATTTCCTTCATTCAAATAAATGAGGCGTTTCTTCCGAAGAATTGCGCCTCTTCCGAGAGTCTGTCCTTCAAAGAATGTTGTCCTGTGCCGTTTGGATTGACCGGGAAGTGCGGCGGACCGAGAAGGGGTCGATGTGTCGAGTTACAACCACTCGTAATAGACCCCGTGAAAGGGTTTGGCGGCGATTTAGATCGTTTCCAGTGGCCAACCCAATTCGTGCAACGAGCGTGTAACTGCTTAG GTAATTTTGACGGCGCCGACTGTTCCTCATGTAAGTTCGGTTGGACAGGCCCAAACTGTGACGTACCAAAGACAAGAACTCGACGTAATATTTTGACAATGCCGAGGGAAGAAGTTAACAAGTTTCAAAGTTATCTTCACCAAGCTAAAGATACAGTGAGCGACTACATGATACCGACAACACTGTACAATGACATGGACAACGGAAGAAATCCCAAGTTCAACGAAATCAACGTGTACGATGAATTTGTGTGGATGCACTACTTCGCTGCGAGACGGAACCTGGTGAAGAGGAGGAAAACGAAACACAAAGACGTCCCGTCCGTAGTTCAAGCCGATTTTGCACACGCAGGCCCGGCATTTCTCACCTGGCACAGAGCCTACTTGCTGTTGTGGGAAAGGGCACTTCAGAAG ATATCAGGTGATGAGGACTTCACAATACCCTACTGGGATTGGGCCGGGGAACGTGACTGCACAGTGTGCACCGATAAATATGTTGGAGGAAGCGATAAGAAAGACCACACTCTTACGGGTTCATTTAGCAACTGGCGAGTGTTGTGCCATGATTTCCAAGAGCTGACCGAAGAGGGACAACTTTGCAGCAACGACCCAGATGCCTCCACATTACCGTTTGTTGAACGTAACCCTGGAGGGGATGCCAATGTAGAGCGACAAAAATTACCGACAAGAGACGCAATGTATTACGCCCTCAGCGTCAGAAAATATGACAACGTTCCGATCCGGTACCGATATCTGAAAAACACTTGGAGTGAATCCCATTGCAGTTTTCGAAACATTCTTGAAG GATTTTCGGATTCAGAAAATGGCACAGGCTTGTTCATCGATGGCTTTTCGCAGCTTCATAACATGGTCCATGGCTATATGAATGGCACGATAGGTAGTGTGCCGACTGCATCCAACGACCCGTTATTCTTACTCCATCACTCGAACGTCGACAGAATCTTCGAAAAGTGGTTGCGAAG GCACAGGGTGGCACGTGACGAATTTCCCAGCAAGTCCACTCCGATGGGACACAATCGCTATTCCTACATGGTTCCCTTTTTCCCCGTGTACACCAACGACGAGTTCTTCCAGAGATCGGAACACTTCGGATACACTTACGATGACATCGATTCTCAAG GTTTGCCGCTGGATCCAATTGAAAGACACCGAGAGGAGAAAGCCgttaaaagaatgaaaaaatgtcaaatgccGACGCATTCAGGCATCTTGGATG ACGGAATCGGAATAGCCGGAGATGGAACGTCTGTCAAGCAGTTGCCTACGCATCTCACGCCTGACACATCAACGCTACATCATACGTCCGATG ATTCAAATACTCCGGCTGTCGTAGGCGGCGTACTTCTCGTAGTAGTGATTGCAGCAGTTGTGGTGGGCGCCATTGTGTTTCGAAGACCGAGAAGGGGTTATCAGAAGATATGA
- the LOC139140870 gene encoding tyrosinase-like, giving the protein MLSFVPIISFFVVGNYAFVPKVCTSIDNLTSKECCPVPPGSTEKCGGSGRGLCVDLRPPVVDNIEGFSGDVDRFNWPMTFFNRTCKCLGNFDGFICTFCKFGWTGPNCDVPKTRTRRNILTMTREEIDEFIGYFHQAKDTGSDYMIPTTLSSDTDKGKDQHFNEINVYDEFAWYHYYVSRENLVETEGNDTDDHQSFVFADFAHEGPSFPTWHRAYLLLFERALQKVSKDKDLTIPYWDSAGEPNCTVCNDEYLGGSNGTNNHTVTGSFSDWRVLCHGHEELTKSGQLCGNMINSYASPPITRNPGGDERWKQQNKRLPSKEAVYFALSVRNYDSVPDDFHHLNNSWKTSHCSFRNILEGFADSENKTGLYMDLVHQLHNGVHLYLNGTMSSLAVAASDPIFFLHHANTDRIFEKWLRRYDVSRDEFPGKSTPTGHNRYSYMVPFFPVYTNDEFFQRSEHFGYTYNDIDSQGLPLDPIEREREVTSVNGMEKCQMPTP; this is encoded by the exons ATGTTATCGTTCGTTCCTATCATCAGTTTCTTCGTTGTGGGGAATTACGCCTTTGTCCCGAAGGTTTGCACTTCTATCGACAACCTAACATCCAAGGAGTGCTGCCCTGTTCCGCCGGGATCAACCGAGAAATGCGGCGGGTCTGGACGAGGCCTCTGCGTCGACTTACGACCACCAGTCGTCGATAATATCGAGGGCTTCAGTGGGGATGTCGATCGTTTCAACTGGCCGATGACCTTCTTCAACCGAACTTGCAAATGCCTGG GGAACTTTGATGGCTTCATCTGCACATTTTGTAAGTTCGGTTGGACTGGTCCAAACTGCGACGTACCAAAAACGAGAACTCGGCGTAATATTTTGACAATGACAAGGGAAGAAATTGACGAGTTTATTGGTTATTTCCACCAAGCCAAGGACACAGGTAGTGATTACATGATACCGACAACACTGTCCAGTGATACGGACAAGGGAAAAGACCAGCACTTCAATGAAATCAATGTATACGACGAATTCGCTTGGTACCACTACTATGTCTCACGAGAAAATCTGGTGGAGACCGAAGGAAATGATACAGACGACCACCAATCGTTTGTATTCGCTGACTTTGCACACGAAGGACCATCATTTCCCACGTGGCACAGAGCTTATCTGCTACTGTTCGAGAGAGCGCTTCAAAAA GTATCCAAGGATAAGGATCTTACGATACCGTACTGGGACAGCGCAGGGGAACCAAACTGCACCGTATGCAATGACGAATATCTTGGTGGAAGTAACGGGACAAACAACCATACAGTAACCGGCTCGTTCAGTGACTGGCGAGTTTTATGTCATGGACATGAAGAACTGACTAAAAGCGGACAACTATGTGGCAACATGATAAATAGTTATGCCTCGCCGCCAATAACACGTAACCCTGGTGGTGACGAGCGTTGGAAACAGCAAAACAAGAGGCTGCCGAGCAAGGAAGCCGTATACTTCGCCCTCAGTGTTCGAAATTACGACAGTGTTCCCGACGACTTCCATCACCTGAACAACTCTTGGAAGACATCCCATTGTAGTTTCAGAAACATTTTAGAAG GTTTCGCTGATTCGGAAAACAAGACTGGTTTATACATGGACCTGGTGCATCAGTTGCACAATGGGGTCCATCTATACCTGAATGGCACCATGAGCTCTTTAGCAGTTGCCGCCAGCGACCCCATCTTCTTCCTTCACCATGCGAATACCGACAGAATCTTCGAGAAGTGGCTGAGACG GTACGACGTGTCACGTGACGAATTTCCGGGCAAGTCCACTCCGACGGGACACAATCGCTATTCCTACATGGTTCCCTTCTTCCCCGTGTACACCAACGACGAGTTCTTCCAGAGATCGGAACACTTCGGATATACCTACAATGACATCGATTCTCAAG GTCTTCCTCTAGATCCTATCGAACGAGAGCGAGAAGTGACATCCGTCAATGGAatggaaaaatgtcaaatgccCACGCCGTGA